In a single window of the Mesorhizobium shangrilense genome:
- a CDS encoding response regulator transcription factor, whose amino-acid sequence MATIALVDDDRNILTSVSIALESEGYRVETYTDGASALEGLAARPPNLAILDIKMPRMDGMELLRRLRQKSDLPVIFLTSKDDEIDELFGLKMGADDFIRKPFSQRLLVERVKAVLRRASAREAAAKQPSQQAKSLERGQLVMDQERHTCTWKGEPVTLTVTEFLILHSLAQRPGVVKSRDALMDSAYDEQVYVDDRTIDSHIKRLRKKFKAVDDDFEMIETLYGVGYRFREA is encoded by the coding sequence ATGGCGACAATCGCGCTCGTCGATGACGACCGGAACATTTTGACATCGGTCTCGATTGCGCTTGAATCCGAGGGCTATCGTGTCGAAACCTATACCGACGGCGCCTCGGCGCTGGAGGGCCTTGCCGCGCGTCCGCCGAATCTGGCGATCCTCGACATCAAGATGCCGCGCATGGACGGCATGGAACTGCTGCGCCGCCTGCGCCAGAAGAGCGACCTGCCCGTCATCTTCCTGACCTCGAAGGACGACGAGATCGACGAGCTCTTCGGTCTGAAGATGGGCGCCGACGACTTCATCCGCAAACCGTTTTCGCAGCGCCTGCTGGTGGAGCGGGTCAAGGCGGTTCTGCGGCGCGCCAGCGCCCGCGAGGCTGCCGCCAAGCAGCCCAGCCAGCAGGCGAAGTCGCTGGAGCGCGGCCAGCTCGTCATGGACCAGGAACGCCATACCTGCACCTGGAAGGGCGAGCCCGTCACGCTGACCGTCACCGAGTTCCTGATCCTGCATTCGCTGGCCCAGCGCCCGGGCGTCGTGAAAAGCCGCGACGCGCTGATGGATTCCGCCTATGATGAGCAGGTCTATGTCGACGATCGGACGATCGACAGCCACATCAAGCGGCTGCGCAAGAAGTTCAAGGCAGTCGACGACGACTTCGAGATGATCGAAACGCTTTACGGGGTGGGCTACCGCTTCCGCGAGGCGTGA
- a CDS encoding phosphoenolpyruvate carboxykinase — MIEIGKRNPQSGLAASGLKTSGTVRYNFEAHSLIEEALRRGEAKLTAHGALVADTGQYTGRSPKDKHVVREAATEEQIWWANNNPISRAQFDLLFEDFVAHAASMDLYVQDLIGGADATHTLPTRVVTEYAWHSLFIRNLLIRPERDALDSFVPKMTIIDLPSFKADPARHGSRTDTVIAVDLIRMIVLIGGTEYAGEMKKSVFTALNYVLPERGVMPMHCSANVGPDGDTAVFFGLSGTGKTTLSADPTRTLIGDDEHGWGPDGIFNFEGGCYAKTIRLSAEAEPEIFATTRRFGTVLENVILDERGVPDFDDGSRTENTRCAYPLDFIPNASRTGRAPHPRNVIMLTADAFGVMPPIAKLTPAQAMYHFLSGYTAKVAGTERGVTEPEATFSTCFGAPFMPRHPSEYGALLRDLIAAQDVDCWLVNTGWTGGAYGTGKRMPIKATRALLSAALDGSLKTAQFRTDPNFGFAVPTAVPGVDTGILDPRSTWADASAYDGQARKLVSMFVANFEKFESHVDATVMGAAPQAREAAE; from the coding sequence ATGATCGAGATCGGCAAACGCAACCCGCAAAGCGGACTTGCTGCTTCGGGACTGAAGACGTCGGGCACGGTCCGCTACAATTTCGAGGCTCATTCGCTGATCGAGGAGGCGCTCCGCCGGGGCGAGGCCAAGCTGACGGCGCACGGCGCGCTGGTGGCTGACACCGGCCAGTACACAGGCCGCTCGCCGAAGGACAAGCATGTTGTCCGCGAGGCGGCGACCGAAGAGCAGATCTGGTGGGCCAACAACAATCCGATCTCGCGCGCCCAGTTCGATCTCCTGTTCGAAGATTTCGTCGCCCATGCAGCAAGCATGGATCTCTACGTCCAGGACCTGATCGGCGGCGCCGACGCGACACACACCCTGCCGACGCGGGTCGTGACCGAATACGCCTGGCACTCGCTCTTCATCCGCAACCTGCTGATCCGGCCGGAGCGCGACGCGCTCGACAGCTTCGTGCCGAAGATGACGATCATCGACCTGCCGTCGTTCAAGGCCGATCCGGCCCGTCACGGGAGCCGCACCGACACCGTGATCGCCGTCGACCTGATCCGGATGATCGTGCTGATCGGCGGAACGGAATATGCCGGCGAGATGAAGAAGTCGGTCTTCACAGCGCTCAACTATGTCCTTCCCGAGCGGGGCGTGATGCCCATGCACTGCTCGGCCAACGTCGGGCCGGACGGTGACACCGCAGTGTTCTTCGGCCTCTCCGGAACCGGCAAGACGACGCTGTCCGCGGATCCGACGCGCACCCTCATCGGCGACGACGAGCACGGCTGGGGCCCGGACGGCATTTTCAACTTCGAAGGCGGCTGCTACGCAAAGACCATCCGGCTCTCGGCCGAGGCCGAGCCCGAGATCTTCGCCACCACCCGCCGCTTCGGCACGGTGCTGGAGAACGTCATCCTCGACGAACGGGGGGTACCCGACTTCGACGACGGCTCGCGCACCGAAAATACGCGCTGCGCCTATCCGCTCGACTTCATCCCGAACGCCAGCCGGACCGGCCGTGCGCCGCATCCGCGCAACGTCATCATGCTGACCGCAGACGCCTTCGGCGTCATGCCGCCGATCGCCAAGCTGACCCCGGCGCAGGCCATGTATCACTTCCTGTCCGGCTACACCGCCAAGGTCGCCGGCACCGAGCGCGGCGTGACCGAACCGGAAGCGACCTTCTCGACCTGCTTCGGTGCGCCCTTCATGCCCCGGCACCCGTCCGAATACGGCGCGTTGCTCCGCGACCTCATCGCCGCGCAAGACGTCGACTGCTGGCTGGTCAACACCGGATGGACCGGCGGCGCCTACGGCACGGGCAAGCGCATGCCCATCAAGGCGACGCGCGCGCTGCTGTCGGCTGCCCTCGATGGTTCGTTGAAGACGGCCCAGTTCCGCACCGATCCGAACTTCGGCTTCGCGGTGCCGACCGCGGTCCCCGGCGTCGACACCGGCATCCTTGATCCGCGCTCGACCTGGGCGGACGCCAGCGCCTACGACGGCCAGGCCCGGAAGCTGGTGTCGATGTTCGTCGCCAACTTCGAGAAGTTCGAGAGCCATGTCGACGCGACGGTCATGGGCGCCGCACCTCAGGCGCGGGAAGCGGCCGAGTAG
- the arfB gene encoding alternative ribosome rescue aminoacyl-tRNA hydrolase ArfB — protein MTNDDPIEIARDVVIHPGDLEETFIRSSGPGGQNVNKVATAVQLRFDAQNAPGLPERVRDRTIRLAGQRATKEGVIVIEAGRFRTQEQNRADARARLVALVAKAAEPPPPPRKKTKPSRGAVERRLKAKAGRSTVKKLRGRVDGD, from the coding sequence ATGACGAACGACGACCCTATCGAGATCGCGCGCGACGTTGTGATCCATCCAGGCGACCTTGAGGAGACGTTCATCCGTTCCTCCGGTCCTGGAGGACAGAACGTCAACAAGGTGGCGACTGCCGTCCAACTGCGCTTCGACGCGCAGAACGCACCGGGGCTGCCCGAGCGCGTGCGCGACCGTACGATCCGGCTGGCGGGCCAGCGGGCGACCAAGGAGGGCGTCATCGTGATCGAGGCTGGCCGCTTCCGCACACAGGAACAGAACCGCGCCGACGCGCGCGCCCGCCTCGTGGCGCTGGTCGCCAAGGCCGCGGAACCGCCGCCGCCGCCGCGCAAGAAGACAAAGCCTTCGCGCGGCGCCGTCGAAAGGCGGCTGAAGGCGAAGGCCGGCCGCTCGACGGTCAAGAAGCTGCGCGGGCGGGTCGACGGCGATTGA